The sequence CAGGAGGAAACACCAGCTTCTTTACTGACACCCAGTTCCTCCAAGGTGGGTGGTGAAGGCGCTccatgtggggtgtgtgtgttagtcactcggtcgtatccgaccctgtgaccccatggactacagcccactaggcttctctgtccatggtgaagtgaagacgctcagttgtgtctgactctttgcaaccccatggactgtagcccaccaggctcctctgtccacgggattttccaggcaagaatactggagtgtgttgccatttccttctccagaggaatcttcccaacccagggatcaaaccctggtctcccacattgcgggcagatgctttactgtctgagcccccaggcaaGCCCCCTGTCCATGGCAAGGGGCCCCCAAATGGCTGGGCCTAGGGCCTGTGTGTATGCAAGGGGCTCTCCTGAGTCTGTAATGGCACTCTGCTAGCCCACCAGGCCGTGCAGCGGGGAGGGAAGGAGCGGGTCTGTGCCCAGGCCACAGGGGGGAGGGGGCCCAGCGGAAGGCGAGTCCGAGGGAGGAGGGCCGACCCCGTGCAGGGAGCCAGGGGTGTCCATGCAGGTCAGCACCGGGGGAGGGGCAGCCAGGGGCGGCCCGAGATCTGTCTCTGGAACCCTCAGATCTCTGTGTCCCAAGGCCACCGGGGAGGAGGGGGGTGTCCAGCACCAGAGAGGGTGTGAAGGGGCCTGACTAGGCAGCCCTGAGCAGAAACGGGGGGACCCTGGTCTTTGTGGGACACTGGCCTGGGGCGGGAAAGGGGGGGCTCTTTATACCTGCCCTGCCTCGGGGTGAGCGCCACTCGGCCCTGGACAGTAACAAGGCCGATGGTGAAGGAGGGGAAGTCCAAACTCGCAGGGGCGAGTCTTCATGCTTCAGTTACTTGTTATTTCACATTTACTCTGTTTATCTAGCATCTATTTACTTTTCACGTGTTTTGGTGTATGTGGTAGATGGGGGGAGGACAAAGCAAGGGGAAACGCAATCAGCAGAAGGAGCTGCCAGGAACTCAGCTcggaaggggcaggggaggggaggaggctgccCGCACTGGGTCCTCTTGTGGCAGAGCCAGTGGATACACGGGGCCAGCGGAGACGCCGACCCAGTGAGCCAGCTGGGTGGGAGGTGCAGGGGAAGGTCAAGCAGAGGGTGGGAGCCCAGCTCTTAGAGACTGCATCAAAGATGGGCTACCACACATTTAAtcttaaagaaagtgaagtcgctcagttgtgtccaactctttgcaacaccacggactgtagcccgccaggctcctccgtccattggattctccaggcatgaatactggagtgggttgccattctcttctccaggggatcttccccacccagggatcaaacctgggtctcccacagtgcaggcagactctttaccgtctgagccaccaagggagcccacATGGAGTCttactcagccttaaaagggAAGGCAATTCTGACACCTGCCccgacatggatgaacctgggaGAAGTCGCACTCAGAGAAAGACGCCCTCACCAGGGGACAGACACCATGTGAGCCCACCTAGATGAGGACCCGAGGTGGGCAGATTCACAGACAGAAAGCAGGACGggactgccaggggctggggaaggggtcaTCGAGGTATAGTATTTCAGTTTCGCAAAGTGAAGACGTTCTGAAGATGGATGCTGGTGATGGCCACACAACCTGAGTGTTATGTGATGCTAATAAACTGTACTCAAATACATTAAGACGGTAAATTCTGTTacgtgtattttatcacaattaaacAAAAAAGGCTTATCAAGGAAGCTTTTGAATTGTTGGGAAGTTGAAGCTGACGGCTGCGTTTCTGAGGGTACAGTCAGTGAATGAGGTTGCGGGGAGCCCTGAGTGGGCGCTGCTGGAAGGCAgggggccccctccccagccctgcactTTGCTGGGGGAGCTGGTCACCGTACACACAGCAGACTGGCgccccctgctccctgccccacctGGGCCCCTCAGGAAGAGAACGGCCCACACTCACCTCTGCACAGTCTGGGAAGCCACCAGGAAGGACATGAGGTCTCCCCCTGTCAGCTGCTGCCCCGCCACGAGGGAGCCCCCAATAAACAGGGTACCCAAGACCATGCCTGCGAGGGGCCAGGACAGGTGgtcagggaggaggctgggggacaGGGTCTGGCCCCTGTGCCGGTCCCTGCCCCACTCCCCACTGGCATTTCAGCAAGTCACCCGAATGGtctctgcctttcttcctttGGCAACGAGGGGGATGGGGGCACCTCACTGCTTCCTCCCCAGCAGCTCTGCCCGTGGCTCGGATGTGGCCCTGGGCCTGTGTGCCCACTGCCTGCCCGAGTTGGCAGCCTCCTCCCCTAGTTAGCAGACCAGCTGCCTGGCACTCGGGAGACGTCAGCCACCAAGCAGGTGGAGGGCCGCCCTTGCTTTTCTGAGCTCACCCCGAGCCAAACCCGTACTCCCCCCGGGGGTCCCTGCTCACTCACAGTTGAAGGCGATGTTGGAGAGCCCCTGGAACAAGGCGATGCCTCTACCCAGCTCCTCTGCCTTACAGCGGGACCCCTCCAGCTCCGCTCCGTAGCGTCTAGGGACAGAGGCCAAGCCCGGCCCTCAGGAAGCTGGCAAGGTGGGGTGCAGGGCGGATGGAGGGGCCTTTGGGAGCACCCCCCAGCTCTGCGCTCTGCCCCTGCTCAGGACTCACTCCTCCTCCCGCTGCTCCATGGCGAAGGCGCGCACGGTCCGAACGTTGCCCAGGGCCTCATCTGCCACACCTGTTGCCTTGGCGACCTGCAAGGGACTCAGGAGTTAGGAAGCCGGGATGCAGATGGGGAGGGTGACTGAGGAGTGCAGAGCgcagagaaagagaggagcaCAAGGCGGGTGGGTGGGAATTCCCATACCTGCTCCTGACACTGGCGAGACAGTTTTCTGAGAGCTGAGCCCATCAGGGTGCCAACTCCCATCAGAGCAGGCGTggccaccaccagcagcagcgTGAGGCGCGTGGAGAGCATGGACAGGGACACCAGGCAGCCGGCCACCTGCGTGCAGCTCCGCAGCCCCTGGGCAGTGGACAGGAAGCCTGTGAGGTGTCAGCACCAGTATCTGGGGACTCGCCAAGAGTCCGTTAGCTAGAGCCAGCTCCCCACTCACTCACAGGGCGAGGCCACAGGTCTGATCCCCAGGAGGCCACCAGTCACAGACTGTAACCCTTTCCTGACCAGCAGGGGTGAGAAACTACGGACAAaggccttctcctcctcctgacaAGGCCACTGTCCTCTGCTCGAGAAACTGAATCAAAAAAAGGACAGCCTGGCAATACCGCCCAGGGCCTGCTGAGGGGTCAGTGACAACGTGGGGAGCTGGGGATGAAGAAAAGACATCAGGAATTCAGCAGAGCTGTCGCTCGCTCTCCTGTTAGTGGGCCAGGCACTCCAGGGCCAGGCCGTGACGATGCTCTTGGCAAGTAGGGCCGGCAAAGGCTCTTGTCTGAGTTCTGGGGAAGGGTTTTCCGAGGGAGGTTGGATTTCACTGCAGGAGAGAAACAGCCTGTCCTGACCTTGGACACACCCCGCCCGCTGGCTGGCACCTCCCGCCCACACCCTCACCAGAGGGCAGACTTCTGGCTTTGGTGTAAGCTGGGGGCGAGGGGGCCCAAGAGTGTGAGCAAATGTGTGTGTGACAGTCGGGAAGCACTTTGGCACTGACCTGGGAGATAACGAGTTTGAAGGAGGATTTAAACTCCTGCACGTCCGTAGTCAGTCGGCTCACCAGCTGCCCTGTCTTCTTAGCGTCAAAGAACGCGATGTCTTGGCTGGGGCCGCAAGTGGAGAGGAGGGAGACACGCCCTCAGGGCGAGGCCCCGCCCCCAAGACAcgcccccaggccccagggccccGCCCCCTACCGGAGCAGGTTGCAGAAAAGCGCCCTTCGAAGGTCCACGGCCATGCGCTCGCCGATGCGGGACAGTAGCACCAGGTACCCGAAGGTCAGCAGGCCCTGCGAGAGAGGCCCGGCTCTCAGGGATGCCCGGGGCTCCTCGGAGGGGAGGGggccccccagccctccctcctgCGGTACCTGCAGGCCATAGAGGAGGAGCAGGTGGGTGCTGAGGCTCCGGGACTCCGTCAGGAAGCTGCCCGCGTGGTCCCTCGTGTACTTAGCCACAATCTCCACCAGCTGCCCCAGGAGCAGGGGGATCTGCACGTTCACCAGGGCCGCGCCCAGCGccagcttgggggtgggggcagctggtCAGAGGGGGACCACCTCTCCCCATCCCGATTCTTCCTCTCTCACTGCTGCCCCTACTGTGCAGGTTCCTGTGTCTCTCAGAGAGGAAAACCCAGCCGCCAGCCCCTGGGGACACTTGGGCCCTGTCCCCCAGCCCCATGCAGGTCCTCCAAGGACCCTCAGCTGTGTCCCCAAGCCAGTGGCCTGGGGTCTCCTCTGAGACTCGGCCGGGCAGGAAAGCTGTCCCTGCGCAGCTGGGGGCTTCTGCAAACGGGGGCTGtatccttcccttccctggtgttggggcggggggcgggagaAGACCTCACCACGACGGCTGCCCCCAGGACCAGCAGGTGGGGGCGCAGAAACTGCCAGAAGAGCGTCCAGTTAAAGCGGGGCTCCAGGACACAGGGTCTGGAGTGGGCCGGGGGGCCCTCTTCTGCCTCACACAGTGCCACAAGGCCGAGGCGGGTGCACTTACTCAGAACCAGGGGGCCCAGGAGGACTCCCCCAACCCAGCGCCAGGCAGAGGGGCTCCGGATGGGAGCTGGAGGTGCTCGAGGGAGGCGGGCCCGGAGCTGGGAGCGCAGCCGGGCCACGGCCCCAAGGAGGCAGGTGCTGGGGCGGCCATCGGAGGACCTGCAGGGAGAGAATGCCGGTGACGGCTCACGGGCCTGGCTGTCCCTCAGCCTAGCAGCACGGCGCCCGGCTCTCGGCCTTGACTCAGCCCTCTGGGGGACAGAGGCTGTCACAAGAGAATTGTGACAGCTCCCCCTACCTGTCTCAGGGAGGCTCTCAAGCAACCTCTATTTCTGAGACGAACACACCCAGTGGAAAGTCATCGAAACTTAAAGATGTCTGCCCCCGGCTCGTCTCTGGGACGGCTGGCCCTCATCAGCCACCGTCTCCAACCTCCGCTCTTTCAGAAGAATGGCGGGTCATCAGAGCTGGACGGCGCTCCCCTTACTGAtgagcagcagagctgggacaAGGTGGGGGCCCTGTTGTCTGACCCCGGAATCCAGGCTCTGGACTGGGTGTGATGAGCTCACAGCTACATGTGGTGAGGCCAGGAGGGACCCCAAGACTCTGCCCACTGGTCGGAAGCTTGTTACACCCCATCACTCTGTCCCCTCCCGGGCCTTGAGTGCTAACGTGACAGACAAGGCATGGAAGAAAAGGGTGACGGGCTCCCTCTCTGTCagctggaggaagaaaaagaaataaaatccacGTAACTTGCATCTAGTCATCTCACATAGGCCAAGATCCCCCGTATCCTGCAGTTTTGGTATCTGCAGTTTTGCATTCACATGGCAATGCAGGGTGACCAGCCTACTGTGCACCGTGCTCTGCTCCGAGGTCCAGGGAACAAAAGACCAACAGGACAGGACAGGTAACCGCCCTCGTGGTGGTTAAGCTTTAGTGTGGGTGTATggatagaccctgatgctggcaaagattgaaggcagggggagaagagggtggcagaggatgagacggttagatagcatcaccgactcaatggacgtgaacttgagcaaactccaggagatggtgaaggacaggggaggctggcgtgctgcagtccaaaggatggcaaagagttggacaggacttagtgtccgaacaacaacaatgtatagGGCAGGGGGGTGGACACAAAAAAAGCTAATGACAAAGCTTGCTGAGGGTGGGTGGTGGGAGCGGGGGACCCATTACCGTCCCTTTAAAACATGTGGACTTGAGAGAGTAAGGAAGACCATAATCATAATTGCATTTTAAAGATCCCTGCAGAGAAGAGTGAGCTGGAGAAGAACAGGAGCAGCTATAGGGAGGCCTGTTAGAAGTATCCGTTACCTGGCCAAGAGTAGATGGGAGGGTGATCAAAGATGCAAATGAGATTACTGATGGGGAGaggctttaaaaacaaatggatgAGAGGGTTTTCCTTGACAACAATGGTTTTTCCTATGTCCAGACCCTCCTAACTACACACTCAGTCTCATCCTTCCCTGTTTCAATGAGGCCTGCCTGAGCTTCTTGCCACCTCCATGTGACATCTCCCCCACCTCATCCACCTGCCTGTTTTCCACCGCATATTTCATATCTATCCAAAATAtaagtggaaaaaatatatagacaGAGAAGCTCACTGTTCTGCTCTCTGTAAATGCCCCACTTCATACATTCCTTGATGGCAGGAAGTCAGATCTTACTCGCCACTGTATCCCCAGAGCACTCAGCAGAGTGCCCTGGCACAAACCAGAGTTCAGCACATGGTCATGTGTGTTGAGTGCATTATGCCctcattagaaatgcagaacAATCTGACAAatccaaccctgaatattcactgcaaggactgatgctgaagctccaacactttggctacctgatgccaagagccgactcactggaaaagaccctgatgctgggaaagattgaaagcaggaggagaagggggcggcagaggatgagatggttggacggcatgaTTGACTCAATagacctgagtctgagcaaaccctaggagatggtaaagaactggaaagcctggcatggtgcaggccatggggtcacaaagagttggacatgatttaatgactgaacaagtAACCTGATTCACTGCTGAATGTTTGTAAAGGTTTAGACTTACTGTAGACAATAGTAcgaaatatattttactttatgacCCAGCACAGTGAACACATGTATGTTGCAGAAAATTTAAATGCTTCACAAAACAATActttccctatttatttattttttggcctcaaggtTTACAGGATCTTCGTTTCTccactagggatcaaacctgagccctggcagtgaaaggcccaagtcctaaccactggatcgccaggcaagtccctccctaatttgttttttaaacatgtatactATTATATTCACTTTAAGATTTAATTCAtatatggctgtgctgggtcttcgttggtgCATTCGGGCTCTCcttagttgtggtgagcaggggctactctgtgtTGCCCTGCAcgggctcctcattgtggtggcttctcttcctgcgaagcacaggctctaggtgtgtgggcttcagtagctgcagcatgtggctTAGAAGTTGTGGCATGCTGGCCAGGTCCTAGAGTGCggactcagcagttgtggcccacaggcacagttgctctgaggcacatGGAATCCTCCTgtaccaaggatcgaacccgtgtctcctgcattgacaggtggattcccatccactgtaccaccagggaagtcctatatccCTTCTAAAGGGTCCAGACTCACTAAATTCACTTTCTGATCTATTGTGCTGTGACGTGCAGGTCTGAAAAACACTGCACTATGAACACACAAATTCTAGCACACTATTTGATGTCTTTCCTGGGGTTGTGCTCTTGTTTAAATAACACTGACACCCTTACTCTTTTCCTAAGGACTGTATTCAAGCCTTTTAATAATTTACCATGGCCACTTTCCAGCTTTTCTCATCTTCTCCAAACTAAGGTCTAAGTAgtgtttaaagtgaaagtgaagctgctcagtcatgcccgactctttgcaaccccttggacagtagcctgcaccaagctcctccatccatggggttttctaggcaagagtactggaatgggttgccatttccttctccaggggatcttcccgacccagggatcgaacccaggcattgtagacagatgctttaccatctgagccaagccTGCATGCAGTGTTTGGTCACTGCAAAAAACTGGCGATTACTTCCCAGCACCAGTACTTCTAAGCTGTAGCTCCGCCCCTCTTGCCCTCCATTAGTCAAATGCGCTCCCTGAAGGACACAAGTCCACATCCACCCGCCCCTGTGATTTGCTGCTTGCCTGGCTCTCGGGTTTTCACTCTAGGATCAGAAAGGAATCAGTTGCATCTTGTAAAGTGTTTACAATGGAGTCACAGTCTCTGCATCTTTTTCGTTCcccatttgtgtttttctctcttgGGACCAACGTGTGCAGAGCTGAACGAACACCAACACGTACATATGCTTTTATCTCTGCTGGAGGTATACAGATTTAGGAACCATTTTTGTTCAGTTCACACTGAATCTCTGGAACAACAGCCATGCTGAATGTCTCTGGACACTTAATTTTTGTCCTCATCGCCAGACCAATTCCAAGACTGAGGCCAGAAACGGGGGGcctgatgaaagtgagagtgaaaaagttggcttaaaactcaacattcagaaaacaagatcatggcattcagtcccatcacatcatggcaaatagatggggaaacagtggaaacagtgacagactttattttggggggctccaaaatcactgcagaaggtgactgcagccatgaaattaaaagatgcttactccttggaaggaaattataaccaacctagacaacatattaaaaagcagagacattactttgccaacaaaggtccctcaaGTCAAGGcgttggtttttccagtagtcatgtatggatgtgagagttggactataaagaaagttgagcgccgaagaactgatgcttttgaactgtggtgttggagaagactcttgagagtcccttggattgcaaggagattcaaccagtccatcctaaaggaaatcagtcctgaatattcactggaaggactgatgctgaagctgaaactccaacactttggccacctgatgcgaaaaactgactcatctgaaaaaacCCTTATACTGGGAagggttgaaggcgggaggagaaaaggacgacagaggatgagatggttggatggcatcacagactcgatgtaCATTAGTCTGAGtaggttccgggagttggtgatggacagggaggcctggcatgcagcagtccatggggtcgcaaggagtcagacaagcctgagcgattgaactgaactgaactgatacccgtGCAGCACGGCGCCCCCTGGTGGAGAGAGCAGACCTAGTGTGGTCCCCGACCCAGAGCGCCCCCCTGCGTCCAGCCTTCGCGCGGACACAGACGCGCCGAGCCTCCCGTCGGCACCTGGCGGTCGCTATAATTGAGGCCGATCCCCCGGGAACGACAGTCGACCCCCCGGGCAGGCCGGCCTACAGCTCCCAGCAGACCTTGCGAGAGCCCGGGACTCCATCTCCCGGCGGGCCCCACGCCCTTCAGGTGGGTCAGTATCCCACGCTCCCAGTTAGGTCTCGTCCCTTTTTACCTGATAGCCGAGAATGTCTGGAAGCGGAGGGGTAGCAACGGCTTGCCTGGGACGGGGCCACCCCTAATCCCGACTCGAAACAAGTGCACCAGCATGATGTGGAGAGAACCGGACCAGCGGCAACGACAGCTTCACCCTGATCCCATTGAGGGCTCCATGTTGGCTCCGGCCCGCATCCCGACAACCCCCGCGCGCCGCGGCGCTGATTGGCGGAAAGAAGCATCAATTTCATTGCAATCTGTGATTGGAGGAAACCTCTTTCGCGCCTCAAAGATGATTGGAGAGAGCCGCCTGTGGCCCGCCCCCTCCCATCCAGTTCTGGGCGGGGCCGAGCCGGAAGCGGCAATGTTTTCCGCCCGCCTCCGGGGTTGGGCTCTGAGGTGACGTCTTGAGGGCGTGCCGAGTGCGCTCCTGCCCGGCCGGGTATCCATAGTAACGCGTCAGCGGCCTATCGCTGGGTCAATCTCTTAGGCGTGCTCTCAGAGCTTTCCAGGTGACCCGAACTCTCAGGGGAGTGTAGAACGCTGGTTCTGGGAGACCAAGGGGCAAAAATcgtttggagttttttttttttttccccaaaatatgtGCACTTGCCTTTCCACCCACCCCGCTCCCCTAGGCGAGTCAGAGCTTCAGGGACAACGTGCATGCTTGCTTAGTcgcttcaggtgtgtctgactctttgcgactctacggactgcagcccgccaggctactctgtccatgggattctccaggcaagaatactggagtgggtcgccgtgccctcctccgggggatctttccgacccagggatcgaacctgagtctgtctcctgcattggcaggcagattctttaccactagctcgcCACCCGCTGTGGCCGCCACATATATTTGGGGGGAAACTCCCCTGGTGATTCTGATAAGCTCGCGCTACACAATGGTTTAGAACCACTGGCGCGACCCCAGATCCATCTCCCCGATAGATGCCTTCCTACCGCAGTCAGGCTGACTTGCCTGTAGCTGCCACCGCACAGCTCTTACACCTGCAatttctctcttatttatttcttacGTGTAACTATTTGCTTGCATAGCCACCTCCCTACCAGGCTGTGACTTCCTCTTGGGTAGTGGCTCTGTCTTGCTCATTggtcccctccttcctctctccatgCCTGGCAAGGAAAAGTGCCCTTTATAATAACTTGAATTGGGCTGGTGGTAGGGAGGCTCTCCATTGATGAATCTGGAGTGAAACTGGGGAGGAAAATGTGCCAGGATTAGTTTGTAGTGCGGCTGGGTGCAGAGGGTGTATGAGAGGATCCTAAAATGCGTATGGTGGAAAACTGGGGTGAGTGAGGTTGGGGAGAGACCAGAGGAAACCCCACAGAACCCATTTGGGCAGACATCTCAGAGAGATCATGGGGATTTCCTAGCCCCTCTGCAGTGTGAGATTCCATTTGGGGAATGTTTTCATAGCTCTGCCTCCTGCTCTGGGATAAAACTCTGCAAGTTGTGAGCTATTATGACacttcccctcccagggaagaagcacaggctCCTCCTCCAAGTTCCTCTAGAAGGCAGTCTGGAATgcactctgtttctctctctctccatttcctgGACTGGTCCCTACATCAACCCTTGGGCTTGAGCCCTGGGGGCCCTAACACCTGGGTGGTTGAGTCAGCATGCGGGAATGGGCTTCAGTAGGAAACCTAATGACTCAGGACCTCAAGAATGGCGTTGGACAAGCCACCAAACCAGCTGCCTGGGCCTCCGCCTCCTCCTGAGGTGGCGGCAAGGAGCTCAGCGCAGTCACGGGGCACCCAAACTACCTGCCCTTGCAAATTCCGGACCTTCAGCTGCCCTCTGCTGGGTCAGCCCTGACGCTTCTCAGCGGGGCCCCCAAAACTGGATCAGAACTTGGTGGAGAGGGTTTCAAGAGGATGAATCAGTAAACACAATGGAGCTTCAAGGAACCCCGCTTTCCTACTGTAAAAGAACCATCTCATATCCAAAATAATCCCCTCTCCTCTGTTAAGTTCTTTCCTGTCCTCAATTTCCCCCAACCTGAAGGCCAAGTCAGTCTCCCCTTTTCCCTTCTTTAGTACCATCATAACAACAAAACATGTACACGTTTTTCTTTTTCGTTTTGGGTACCAAAGTGTTTCTCTCTTgaccactctgtgtgtgtgtatgtagggagaagagagaagttttgttttgctttgagatTAGGTTTCAAGACACCAAAGATGTATGATATTGTCCTGGCCCCATAGCTCTAATATCTTTAATAggattctttttgcttttgctttggctgctGCTCTCTGGCCTCGCCTTTAAATCCCCTGAGGTCTGAAGGTGGGACTGTGGGGATCTCCTTCCGTCCTCTGTAGCTCCTGCCctgccaggtgtggaggtggagcCCTAAGAGGTTTGGCCGCAGGTTGCCCTGGAATGGGTGTGAGTGGTCGGACTGGTGACTGTGAGTTGGGACGCCTGAGGCCTGCCCCCACTGAGTCACGGAGCTGTTGTTGTCAACCCGTCCTAGTTGTCAAAATCCCTGCTCAGCAACACAGCCCTCTGCGGAAACGGCAGCAGCTCCCATCCTTCCGAGCTTTCAGGAGAAGCCGCTGACCTGATGGTGAGGCGAACGGGCTGGGGGGGGACCAGGGGGCGGTTGGGGCGGTGGGGAGACCTGGGGCCTGGATCCATGCCCCTGCTCCCCACGCCactgcctcctcttcctcctcctccctgtcgGGGACCTGGGGCGGGGAGGgtctccttctctctgtcccctGTCCCTCCCACAAGAAGGGCCCCTTCCTCAGCTCCTCCTTCAGCCTTGGGGCTCCCCTGCCCGGCGGTGCAGGCCCCAGGGGCTTCTCAGCCTTGCCAtagtgccccccccacccccgccacccccccagCGCAGCCCCAGCCCTCCATGACACCCGTCTCTGCTCCCCCTCTCTGGGGTTCCCACTCTGCCCCTCCCCTGGCCTTGgggactccccctcccccacgccGATGCCCCCAGGACTCTCCTGGGCTGCGGATAGGCCCTCTGATCCCCGAGCAGGATTACGAGAGGCTGGAGGACGGTGACCCCGAGGGGTCCCAAGATTCACCCCTCCATGGGGAGGAGCAGCAGCCCCTGCTTCACGTGCCGGAAGGGCTCCGAGGTGAGCGGGTGGGTGTGGGGCTCTAGGGTTGCTCCCCactaacccccccccccccaaggctgGCAGCAGCTTGAGGGCATGGAGTCAGGTGAGCGCCACGCCCCAATGCTCTCCCTTCTGTGCCTAGGCTCCTGGCACCACATCCAGAACCTGGACAGCTTCTTTACCAAGATAT is a genomic window of Odocoileus virginianus isolate 20LAN1187 ecotype Illinois chromosome 1, Ovbor_1.2, whole genome shotgun sequence containing:
- the ABCB8 gene encoding mitochondrial potassium channel ATP-binding subunit, coding for MLVHLFRVGIRGGPVPGKPLLPLRFQTFSAIRSSDGRPSTCLLGAVARLRSQLRARLPRAPPAPIRSPSAWRWVGGVLLGPLVLSKCTRLGLVALCEAEEGPPAHSRPCVLEPRFNWTLFWQFLRPHLLVLGAAVVLALGAALVNVQIPLLLGQLVEIVAKYTRDHAGSFLTESRSLSTHLLLLYGLQGLLTFGYLVLLSRIGERMAVDLRRALFCNLLRQDIAFFDAKKTGQLVSRLTTDVQEFKSSFKLVISQGLRSCTQVAGCLVSLSMLSTRLTLLLVVATPALMGVGTLMGSALRKLSRQCQEQVAKATGVADEALGNVRTVRAFAMEQREEERYGAELEGSRCKAEELGRGIALFQGLSNIAFNCMVLGTLFIGGSLVAGQQLTGGDLMSFLVASQTVQRSMANLSILFGQVVRGLSAGARVFEYMTLSPGIPLSGGCSLPQERLRGSITFHNVSFSYPCRPGFPVLRDFSLTLPPGKIVALVGQSGGGKTTVASLLERFYDPTAGVVTLDGQDLRTLDPSWLRGQVIGFISQEPILFGTTIMENIRFGKVDASDEEVYAAAREANAHEFITSFPEGYNTIVGERGATLSGGQKQRLAIARALIKQPAVLILDEATSALDSESERVVQEALDRASAGRTVLVIAHRLSTVRGAHQIVVMAHGRVCEVGTHEELLKKGGLYSELIRRQALDTPPPEPPRVLGHRHSKS